A section of the Centroberyx gerrardi isolate f3 chromosome 8, fCenGer3.hap1.cur.20231027, whole genome shotgun sequence genome encodes:
- the nkx6.3 gene encoding homeobox protein Nkx-6.3, which produces MDPNIQGSFLFNNGLNQFPSDLKAPVCQYSVPNSFYKLSPGLNSQLPAGTPHGISDILSRSMVGMGSTGTTTLLSGYSTMGGFGPSVTSAGMYYNRDYNSSLGGFSKPGAECPMKGRSVSCWAESGYDWRGGRQQCSNSDGPLGEMSGRKKHTRPTFSGHQIFALEKTFEQTKYLAGPERARLAYSLGMTESQVKVWFQNRRTKWRKKSASEPSSTQASHAGPGGEASENEVEDEEYNKPLDPDSDDEKIRLLLRKHRRAFSVLRLGPHHV; this is translated from the exons ATGGATCCAAACATCCAGGGGTCTTTCCTGTTCAACAACGGCCTGAACCAGTTTCCCTCGGACCTCAAGGCACCAGTGTGCCAGTACTCGGTGCCCAACTCCTTCTACAAGCTCAGCCCGGGCCTGAACAGCCAGCTGCCTGCGGGGACGCCTCACGGCATCAGCGACATCCTCAGCCGCTCCATGGTGGGCATGGGCTCCACGGGCACCACCACCCTGCTGTCCGGATACTCCACCATGGGGGGGTTCGGCCCCTCCGTCACCAGCGCGGGGATGTACTATAACCGAGACTACAACTCCTCGCTGGGCGGCTTCTCCAAGCCTGGCGCCGAATGCCCCATGAAGGGTCGCAGTGTCAGCTGCTGGGCGGAGAGCGGCTACgactggagaggagggaggcagcaGTGCAGTAACAGTGA TGGTCCTCTGGGGGAGATGTCGGGCAGGAAGAAGCACACCAGACCAACATTCAGTGGACATCAGATATTTGCCCTGGAGAAAACCTTTGAGCAGACCAAGTACTTGGCGGGGCCTGAGAGAGCAAGACTGGCTTATTCCCTGGGCATGACCGAGTCACAAGTCAAG GTGTGGTTCCAGAACCGACGCACCaagtggaggaagaagagcgCCTCGGAGCCCAGCTCCACCCAGGCCAGCCACGCCGGGCCGGGCGGCGAGGCCTCGGAGAACGAGGTGGAGGACGAGGAGTACAACAAACCCCTGGACCCCGACTCGGACGACGAGAAGATACGACTGCTGCTGCGCAAACACCGCAGGGCTTTCTCCGTCCTGCGCCTGGGGCCGCACCACGtctga